From Pseudomonas hefeiensis, one genomic window encodes:
- the uvrA gene encoding excinuclease ABC subunit UvrA, with protein MDKILIRGARTHNLKNIDLTLPRDKLIVITGLSGSGKSSLAFDTLYAEGQRRYVESLSAYARQFLSMMEKPDVDTIEGLSPAISIEQKSTSHNPRSTVGTITEIFYDYLRLLYARVGIPRCPDHDIPLEAQTVSQMVDLVLAQPEGSKLMLLAPVIRERKGEHLMVFEELRAQGFVRARVNGKLCELDELPKLDKQKKHSIDVVVDRFKVRADLQQRLAESFETALKLADGIALVAPMDDEPGEEIIFSARFACPICGHAISELEPKLFSFNNPAGACPTCDGLGVKQFFDTKRLVNGELTLAEGAIRGWDRRNVYYFQMLGSLAAHYKFSLDKPFNELPADKQKFILHGSGSQSVDFKYLNDRGDIVKRSHPFEGIVPNLERRYRETESASVREELAKFLSTQPCPDCRGTRLRREARHVWVGEKTLPAVTNLPIGDATDYFGGLKLTGRRGEIADKILKEIRERLQFLVNVGLDYLTLDRSADTLSGGEAQRIRLASQIGAGLVGVMYILDEPSIGLHQRDNDRLLGTLKHLRDIGNTVIVVEHDEDAIRLADYVVDIGPGAGVHGGHIVAQGTAAEVMAHPDSLTGKYLSGRVKIKVPAKRTPRNKKLSLSLKGARGNNLRNVDLDIPIGLLTCVTGVSGSGKSTLINNTLFPLSATALNGATTLEAAAHDSIKGLEHLDKVVDIDQSPIGRTPRSNPATYTGLFTPIRELFAGVPESRSRGYGPGRFSFNVKGGRCEACQGDGLIKVEMHFLPDIYVPCDVCKSKRYNRETLEIKYKGKNIHETLEMTIEEARVFFDAVPALARKLQTLMDVGLSYIKLGQSATTLSGGEAQRVKLSRELSKRDTGKTLYILDEPTTGLHFADIQQLLDVLHRLRDHGNTVVVIEHNLDVIKTADWLVDLGPEGGSKGGQIIAVGTPEEVAEMKQSHTGYYLKPLLERDRD; from the coding sequence TTGGACAAGATCCTGATTCGTGGGGCCCGTACCCACAACCTGAAGAACATCGACCTGACCCTGCCACGGGACAAGCTGATCGTCATCACCGGCCTGTCCGGATCCGGCAAATCATCCCTGGCCTTCGACACCCTGTACGCCGAAGGCCAGCGGCGCTATGTCGAATCGCTGTCGGCCTACGCCCGGCAGTTCCTGTCGATGATGGAAAAACCCGACGTCGACACCATCGAAGGCCTGTCGCCGGCAATTTCCATCGAACAGAAGTCGACTTCCCACAACCCGCGCTCAACCGTCGGCACCATCACCGAGATCTTCTACGACTATCTGCGCCTGCTGTATGCGCGAGTCGGTATTCCCCGGTGTCCCGACCACGACATCCCGCTGGAGGCCCAGACCGTCAGCCAGATGGTCGATCTGGTGCTGGCCCAGCCCGAAGGCAGCAAGTTGATGCTGCTGGCGCCGGTCATCCGCGAGCGCAAGGGCGAACACCTGATGGTCTTCGAAGAATTGCGCGCCCAAGGCTTCGTTCGGGCACGGGTCAACGGCAAACTGTGCGAGCTGGACGAACTGCCGAAGCTGGATAAACAGAAGAAGCATTCGATCGATGTGGTAGTCGACCGTTTCAAGGTCCGGGCCGACCTGCAGCAGCGGCTGGCCGAGTCCTTCGAGACGGCGCTGAAACTGGCCGACGGCATCGCCCTGGTAGCGCCGATGGACGACGAGCCCGGCGAAGAAATCATCTTCTCGGCGCGCTTCGCCTGCCCGATCTGCGGCCACGCCATCAGCGAGCTGGAACCCAAGCTGTTCTCCTTCAACAACCCGGCCGGCGCCTGTCCGACCTGCGATGGCCTGGGGGTCAAGCAGTTCTTTGACACCAAGCGCCTGGTCAATGGCGAACTGACCCTGGCCGAAGGCGCGATTCGCGGCTGGGACCGGCGTAACGTCTACTACTTCCAGATGCTCGGGTCGCTGGCGGCCCATTACAAGTTCAGCCTGGACAAACCCTTCAACGAACTGCCCGCCGACAAGCAGAAATTCATCCTGCACGGCAGCGGTTCGCAAAGTGTCGACTTCAAATACCTGAACGACCGTGGCGATATCGTCAAACGCTCGCACCCGTTCGAAGGCATCGTGCCGAACCTGGAGCGGCGCTATCGCGAGACCGAATCGGCCAGCGTGCGCGAAGAGCTGGCCAAGTTCCTCAGCACCCAGCCCTGCCCCGATTGTCGCGGTACCCGTTTGCGTCGGGAGGCGCGGCATGTGTGGGTCGGTGAGAAAACCCTGCCGGCGGTGACCAACCTGCCGATTGGGGACGCTACCGACTACTTTGGCGGCTTGAAGCTCACCGGGCGCCGGGGCGAAATTGCCGACAAGATCCTCAAGGAAATCCGCGAGCGCCTGCAATTCCTGGTGAACGTCGGCCTGGACTACCTGACCCTCGATCGCAGCGCAGATACCTTGTCCGGCGGCGAAGCCCAGCGTATTCGCCTGGCCAGCCAGATCGGTGCCGGCCTGGTGGGGGTGATGTACATCCTCGATGAACCGTCCATTGGCCTGCACCAGCGGGACAACGACCGATTGCTCGGGACGCTCAAGCACCTGCGGGACATCGGTAACACGGTGATCGTGGTCGAACACGACGAGGACGCGATCCGCCTGGCGGATTACGTCGTGGACATCGGCCCCGGTGCGGGCGTGCATGGTGGACATATCGTCGCCCAGGGCACGGCCGCCGAAGTCATGGCACACCCCGACTCCCTGACCGGCAAATACCTGTCGGGCCGGGTAAAGATCAAGGTCCCAGCCAAACGTACGCCGCGCAACAAGAAGCTGTCGCTGAGCCTCAAGGGCGCCCGTGGCAACAACTTGCGCAACGTCGACCTGGACATCCCGATTGGCCTGCTGACTTGCGTGACCGGCGTGTCCGGCTCCGGCAAATCGACGCTGATCAACAACACCCTGTTCCCCCTCAGCGCCACGGCCCTGAACGGCGCCACTACCCTGGAAGCCGCTGCCCACGACAGCATCAAGGGCCTGGAGCATCTGGACAAGGTCGTCGACATCGACCAGAGCCCCATCGGCCGCACACCGCGTTCCAACCCGGCGACTTATACCGGGCTGTTCACGCCGATCCGCGAACTGTTCGCCGGCGTGCCGGAGTCCCGTTCACGCGGCTATGGCCCGGGGCGCTTCTCGTTCAACGTCAAGGGCGGACGGTGCGAAGCCTGCCAGGGCGACGGTCTGATCAAGGTCGAAATGCACTTCTTGCCGGACATCTATGTGCCGTGCGACGTGTGCAAGAGCAAGCGCTACAACCGCGAAACGCTGGAGATCAAGTACAAGGGCAAGAACATCCACGAAACCCTCGAGATGACCATCGAAGAGGCCCGGGTGTTCTTTGACGCAGTGCCGGCATTGGCGCGCAAGCTGCAGACGCTGATGGATGTAGGGCTGTCGTACATCAAGCTTGGCCAATCGGCGACGACGTTGTCCGGCGGTGAGGCCCAGCGGGTCAAGCTGTCTCGCGAGCTGTCCAAGCGCGATACCGGCAAAACCCTGTATATCCTCGACGAGCCGACCACGGGCCTGCACTTCGCCGATATCCAGCAATTGCTCGACGTCCTGCATCGTCTTCGCGACCACGGCAACACCGTGGTGGTGATCGAGCACAACCTGGATGTGATCAAGACGGCGGACTGGCTGGTAGACCTGGGGCCGGAAGGCGGCTCCAAGGGCGGTCAAATCATCGCGGTGGGTACACCAGAGGAAGTCGCCGAGATGAAGCAGTCGCACACTGGCTACTACCTCAAGCCGTTGCTGGAGCGTGACCGGGATTGA
- the bfr gene encoding bacterioferritin translates to MQGHPDVIDYLNTLLTGELAARDQYFIHSRMYEDWGFTELYERINHEMEEEAQHADALMRRILMLEGTPRMRPDDLDIGTTVPDMLAADLRLEYKVRAALCKGIELCEQHNDYVTREILRIQLADTEEDHTYWLEKQLGLIKLIGLENYLQSQF, encoded by the coding sequence ATGCAAGGTCACCCAGACGTAATCGATTACCTCAACACGCTGCTGACAGGTGAACTGGCAGCCCGTGATCAATATTTCATCCACTCGCGGATGTACGAGGACTGGGGTTTTACCGAGCTCTACGAACGTATCAACCATGAGATGGAAGAAGAGGCACAGCATGCCGATGCGTTGATGCGTCGGATCCTGATGCTCGAAGGCACGCCACGCATGCGCCCGGATGATCTGGACATCGGCACCACGGTGCCAGACATGCTCGCTGCCGACCTGCGCCTGGAATATAAAGTTCGTGCCGCGCTGTGCAAGGGCATCGAGCTCTGCGAGCAGCACAACGATTACGTGACCCGCGAGATCCTGCGCATCCAACTCGCCGACACCGAAGAAGACCATACCTACTGGCTCGAGAAGCAGCTGGGTTTGATCAAGCTGATCGGGTTGGAGAATTACCTGCAGTCGCAGTTCTGA
- a CDS encoding catalase, translating into MSQTKTLTTASGAPVADNQNSRSAGPRGPLLLDDFHLIEKLAHFNRENIPERRVHAKGSGAYGTFTVTRDITQYTSAKLFESVGKQTPTFLRFSTVGGERGSADTERDPRGFALKFYTEEGNWDIVGNNTPVFFIRDPLKFPDFIHTQKRLPQSNLKSAQMMWDFWSHSPEALHQVTILFSDRGIPDGYRHMHGFGSHTYSLISAQGERHWVKWHYKTKQGIKNLAPAEAARLAGTDPDYAQRDLFNAIERGDFPKWSVCIQIMSEAQAAAHYENPFDVTKTWSQKEFPLIEVGELELNRNPLNYFAEVEQAAFGPSNMVPGVGLSPDRMLQGRVFAYADAHRYRVGTNHQQLPVNAPRNPANTYQRDGAMAFGSNGGAAPNYEPNSYAEAPKQAPRYAEPALVLGGSADRYDHREDTDYYSHAGALFRLMNDAQKALLISNIAGAMAGVSADVVDRQLQHFFKADVAYGEGIAKALGVQLN; encoded by the coding sequence ATGAGCCAGACCAAAACGCTTACGACCGCCAGCGGCGCTCCTGTCGCCGATAACCAGAACTCTCGCTCCGCTGGCCCGCGTGGCCCGCTGTTGCTCGACGACTTCCACCTTATCGAGAAGCTCGCTCACTTCAATCGCGAGAACATTCCCGAGCGCCGTGTACACGCCAAGGGATCGGGCGCTTACGGCACATTTACCGTAACCCGGGATATCACCCAGTACACCAGCGCCAAGCTGTTTGAGTCGGTTGGCAAGCAGACCCCAACGTTCCTGCGCTTTTCCACCGTGGGCGGTGAGCGTGGCTCTGCTGATACTGAGCGCGATCCACGTGGTTTCGCCCTGAAGTTCTACACCGAGGAAGGTAACTGGGACATCGTGGGTAACAACACCCCAGTGTTCTTCATCCGCGATCCGCTGAAATTCCCCGACTTCATCCACACCCAGAAGCGTCTGCCCCAAAGCAATCTGAAAAGCGCCCAAATGATGTGGGATTTCTGGTCGCATTCGCCGGAGGCGTTGCACCAGGTCACCATTCTGTTCTCTGATCGTGGCATCCCCGATGGCTACCGTCACATGCACGGCTTTGGCAGTCACACCTACAGCCTGATCAGCGCCCAAGGTGAGCGTCACTGGGTGAAATGGCACTACAAGACCAAGCAAGGGATCAAGAACCTGGCGCCGGCTGAAGCTGCACGCCTGGCGGGTACCGACCCGGATTACGCTCAGCGTGATCTGTTCAATGCGATCGAGCGTGGTGATTTCCCGAAATGGAGCGTCTGCATCCAGATCATGAGCGAGGCCCAAGCCGCGGCCCACTACGAGAACCCTTTCGACGTGACCAAGACCTGGTCGCAGAAAGAGTTTCCGTTGATTGAGGTCGGCGAACTGGAGCTCAACCGTAACCCGCTGAACTACTTCGCTGAGGTTGAGCAGGCGGCATTCGGGCCGAGCAATATGGTTCCAGGGGTTGGCCTTTCGCCGGATCGCATGCTGCAAGGTCGTGTATTCGCTTACGCTGATGCGCACCGCTACCGTGTGGGCACCAATCATCAGCAATTGCCAGTCAACGCGCCGCGCAACCCGGCCAACACTTACCAGCGCGACGGTGCCATGGCGTTCGGCAGCAATGGTGGTGCCGCCCCAAACTACGAGCCAAACAGCTACGCCGAGGCCCCTAAGCAGGCTCCGCGTTATGCAGAGCCAGCCTTGGTGCTCGGTGGTTCGGCAGACCGTTACGATCACCGCGAAGATACCGACTACTACAGTCACGCCGGTGCGCTGTTCCGCTTGATGAATGATGCGCAGAAAGCCCTGCTGATCAGCAACATCGCGGGTGCAATGGCCGGCGTATCGGCGGATGTCGTCGATCGTCAGTTGCAGCACTTCTTCAAGGCGGATGTCGCTTATGGTGAAGGCATCGCGAAAGCATTGGGCGTACAGCTTAACTAA
- the tnpC gene encoding IS66 family transposase: MTSHPNLDQLNPEELRALAAQLIQRVETMDKQINHQKSVNEKLAHEIALLKRFKFAKRSEQLSPDQASLLDDLIDTDIAAIEAELEALQPTPVEAKVRQQPKRAALPPQFPRTLIHHEPDNSHCQCGCALKRIGEEASEKLDYTPGVFTVERHIRGKWACEQCETLIQAPVPAHVIDKGIPTAGLLAHVMVAKFADHLPLYRQEKIFGRAGLPIARSTLAQWVGNCGVQLQPLVDALREAVLTHGIVHADETPVQMLTPGAKKTHRAYVWAYATSQFSDLAAVVYDFSPSRAGEHARAFLGSWNGKLVCDDFAGYKAGFELGVTEIGCMAHARRKFFDLHATNKSQIAEKALHYIAALYEVEREVRELELGDRQRIRQEKAAPIADALHTWMTAQRQLVPEGSAIAKALDYSLKRWIALTRYLDDGAVPIDNNWCENQIRPWALGRSNWLFAGSLRSGKRAAAIMSLIQSARLNGHDPYAYLKDVLTRLPTQRASEITELLPHRWAPV, from the coding sequence ATGACTTCGCATCCGAATCTCGATCAATTAAACCCTGAAGAACTGCGTGCTTTGGCGGCGCAGTTGATCCAGCGCGTCGAGACGATGGACAAGCAGATCAATCATCAAAAGTCGGTCAACGAGAAGCTGGCCCACGAGATCGCGCTGCTCAAGCGCTTCAAGTTTGCCAAACGCAGCGAGCAACTAAGTCCAGATCAGGCCAGCTTGCTCGACGACTTGATCGATACTGATATTGCCGCTATCGAAGCCGAGCTTGAGGCGCTGCAACCGACACCCGTCGAAGCCAAAGTGCGCCAGCAACCTAAGCGCGCAGCGCTGCCGCCGCAATTTCCTCGCACGCTGATCCATCACGAACCGGACAACAGCCATTGCCAGTGCGGCTGTGCTCTCAAGCGCATCGGCGAAGAGGCCAGTGAAAAACTCGACTACACGCCCGGCGTGTTCACCGTCGAGCGTCACATCCGTGGGAAATGGGCCTGCGAGCAGTGCGAAACGCTAATCCAGGCGCCGGTACCGGCGCACGTCATCGACAAAGGCATACCGACCGCAGGCCTGCTGGCCCATGTCATGGTGGCCAAGTTCGCTGATCATTTGCCGCTGTATCGTCAGGAAAAAATCTTCGGTCGCGCCGGGCTGCCCATCGCCCGTTCGACCTTGGCGCAGTGGGTGGGCAACTGCGGCGTGCAACTCCAACCACTAGTCGATGCGCTGCGCGAAGCCGTGCTGACGCACGGCATCGTTCACGCCGACGAGACGCCGGTACAAATGCTGACGCCTGGCGCTAAAAAAACTCATCGCGCTTATGTCTGGGCCTATGCCACCAGTCAGTTCTCCGACCTGGCGGCGGTCGTTTACGACTTCAGCCCAAGCCGCGCTGGCGAACATGCCCGAGCCTTCCTGGGCAGTTGGAACGGCAAGCTGGTCTGCGATGACTTTGCCGGCTACAAGGCAGGCTTTGAACTGGGCGTCACGGAGATCGGCTGCATGGCCCATGCCCGCCGAAAGTTCTTCGACTTGCATGCGACCAACAAGAGCCAGATCGCCGAAAAAGCGCTGCACTACATCGCGGCCTTGTACGAAGTTGAACGAGAAGTCCGCGAGCTGGAACTGGGTGATCGACAGCGAATACGGCAGGAAAAAGCAGCGCCAATCGCCGACGCACTTCATACCTGGATGACCGCCCAAAGACAGCTTGTGCCTGAGGGTTCGGCCATCGCCAAGGCCCTGGATTACAGCCTCAAACGCTGGATAGCGCTGACGCGCTATCTCGATGACGGTGCTGTGCCCATCGATAATAACTGGTGCGAGAATCAAATCCGCCCGTGGGCTCTTGGGCGCTCGAACTGGCTGTTCGCGGGCTCGTTACGCAGCGGTAAACGTGCGGCGGCGATCATGAGTTTGATCCAGTCGGCGCGGCTCAACGGACATGATCCGTATGCTTACTTGAAGGATGTTCTTACACGCCTGCCGACGCAGCGTGCGAGTGAGATAACCGAGCTGTTGCCGCACAGGTGGGCGCCCGTTTAA
- the tnpB gene encoding IS66 family insertion sequence element accessory protein TnpB (TnpB, as the term is used for proteins encoded by IS66 family insertion elements, is considered an accessory protein, since TnpC, encoded by a neighboring gene, is a DDE family transposase.), which translates to MIRIDSIWLATEPMDMRAGTETALARVVAVFGAAKPHCAYLFANRRANRMKVLVHDGLGIWLAARRLNQGRFFWPGVRHGSEVELDAEQLQALVLGLPWQRVGSGGAITVL; encoded by the coding sequence ATGATCCGCATCGACTCCATCTGGCTCGCCACCGAGCCCATGGACATGCGCGCCGGCACTGAAACTGCGCTGGCGCGGGTCGTGGCGGTGTTCGGTGCGGCGAAGCCGCACTGTGCTTATCTGTTTGCCAACCGTCGTGCCAATCGCATGAAAGTGCTGGTGCATGATGGCTTGGGGATTTGGCTTGCTGCCCGGCGCTTAAATCAAGGACGTTTCTTTTGGCCTGGCGTGCGGCACGGCTCTGAAGTCGAGCTGGATGCAGAGCAACTTCAAGCCTTGGTGCTCGGCTTACCTTGGCAACGCGTCGGTTCCGGAGGAGCCATCACGGTGCTCTAA
- the tnpA gene encoding IS66-like element accessory protein TnpA, whose product MPQERRSYSKSFKAQVIAECAQPDTSIANVALTHNLNANLVHKWIRVHAQKNLTLQTAFIPVKTSPPVPMHQALPATIRIEVPHPKGVVVVSWPAENAAACSAFLRDLLR is encoded by the coding sequence ATGCCACAAGAACGCCGTTCCTATTCAAAGTCCTTCAAGGCCCAGGTCATCGCCGAATGCGCGCAGCCTGACACCTCGATCGCTAATGTCGCGTTGACCCACAACCTCAACGCCAACCTCGTCCATAAATGGATACGCGTGCATGCGCAGAAAAACCTGACACTTCAAACCGCCTTCATCCCGGTCAAGACATCGCCGCCGGTGCCGATGCATCAGGCCCTTCCTGCCACGATCCGAATCGAAGTGCCGCATCCAAAAGGCGTAGTCGTGGTGAGTTGGCCGGCAGAAAATGCAGCGGCGTGTTCTGCTTTCCTGCGAGACCTGCTGCGATGA
- the rplQ gene encoding 50S ribosomal protein L17 has protein sequence MRHRKSGRHLSRTSSHRKAMFQNMAVSLFEHELIKTTLPKAKELRRVAEPLITLAKTDSLANRRLAFDRTRSKAIVGKLFNDLGKRYATREGGYLRILKCGFRAGDNAPMAYVELVDRATSGEAVSAE, from the coding sequence ATGCGTCATCGTAAAAGTGGTCGTCACCTGAGCCGCACCAGCTCGCACCGCAAGGCCATGTTCCAAAACATGGCGGTGTCGCTGTTCGAGCACGAGCTGATCAAAACTACACTGCCGAAAGCCAAAGAACTGCGCCGCGTTGCTGAGCCGCTGATCACTTTGGCCAAGACAGACAGCCTGGCTAACCGCCGTCTGGCTTTCGACCGTACTCGCTCGAAAGCTATCGTTGGTAAGCTCTTCAACGACCTGGGCAAGCGTTATGCTACCCGTGAGGGTGGCTACCTGCGCATCCTCAAGTGCGGTTTCCGCGCTGGCGACAACGCGCCTATGGCGTACGTCGAGTTGGTTGATCGTGCTACCAGCGGTGAAGCTGTATCCGCTGAGTAA
- a CDS encoding DNA-directed RNA polymerase subunit alpha, translating into MQISVNEFLTPRHIDVQVVSPTRAKITLEPLERGFGHTLGNALRRILLSSMPGCAVVEAEIDGVLHEYSAIEGVQEDVIEILLNLKGLAIKLHGRDEVTLTLSKKGSGVVTAADIQLDHDVEIVNPDHVIANLASNGALNMKLTVARGRGYEPADSRQSDEDESRSIGRLQLDSSFSPVRRIAYVVENARVEQRTNLDKLVIDLETNGTLDPEEAIRRAATILQQQLAAFVDLKGDSEPVVVEQEDEIDPILLRPVDDLELTVRSANCLKAENIYYIGDLIQRTEVELLKTPNLGKKSLTEIKDVLASRGLSLGMRLDNWPPASLKKDDKATA; encoded by the coding sequence ATGCAGATTTCGGTAAATGAGTTCCTGACACCCCGCCATATTGATGTGCAGGTTGTCAGTCCAACCCGCGCCAAGATCACACTCGAGCCTCTCGAGCGTGGTTTTGGCCACACCCTGGGCAACGCGCTGCGCCGCATCCTGTTGTCCTCAATGCCTGGCTGTGCAGTAGTCGAGGCCGAAATTGACGGTGTGCTCCATGAGTACAGCGCCATCGAAGGTGTACAGGAAGATGTAATTGAAATCCTGTTGAACCTTAAAGGCCTGGCTATCAAGCTGCACGGTCGTGACGAAGTTACGCTGACCTTGTCGAAGAAGGGTTCGGGGGTGGTTACCGCTGCCGATATTCAGCTGGATCATGATGTCGAGATCGTTAACCCCGATCACGTAATCGCTAACCTGGCGTCTAACGGCGCCCTGAACATGAAGCTCACCGTAGCTCGTGGTCGTGGTTATGAACCGGCAGACTCGCGTCAGAGCGATGAAGACGAAAGCCGCAGCATCGGTCGCTTGCAGCTTGACTCTTCGTTCAGCCCGGTTCGCCGTATCGCATACGTGGTGGAAAACGCCCGTGTCGAACAGCGTACTAACCTGGACAAGCTGGTTATTGATCTGGAAACCAACGGTACCCTGGATCCTGAAGAGGCCATTCGCCGCGCTGCAACCATCCTGCAACAGCAGTTGGCTGCGTTCGTCGACCTCAAGGGTGACAGTGAGCCAGTGGTTGTCGAGCAGGAAGACGAGATCGATCCGATCCTGCTTCGCCCGGTTGACGATCTGGAACTGACTGTACGTTCGGCTAACTGCCTTAAGGCGGAAAACATCTACTACATCGGCGACCTGATTCAGCGCACCGAAGTAGAGCTGTTGAAGACTCCGAACCTTGGCAAGAAATCCTTGACTGAAATCAAGGACGTTCTGGCCTCCCGCGGTCTGTCCCTCGGCATGCGCCTCGACAACTGGCCGCCTGCAAGTCTTAAGAAGGACGACAAGGCGACTGCCTGA
- the rpsD gene encoding 30S ribosomal protein S4, with product MARYIGPKCKLARREGTDLFLKSGVRAIESKCNIEAAPGIHGQRRGRQSDYGTQLREKQKVRRIYGVLERQFSGYYKEAAGKKGATGENLLQLLECRLDNVVYRMGFGSTRAESRQLVSHKSISVNGQTVNVPSYQVRAGDVVAVREKAKNQLRIVQALDLCAQRGRVEWVEVDTEKKSGVFKNVPARSDLSADINESLIVELYSK from the coding sequence ATGGCTCGTTACATTGGTCCAAAATGCAAACTCGCTCGTCGCGAAGGCACCGATCTCTTTCTGAAGAGCGGCGTGCGCGCGATCGAATCGAAGTGCAACATTGAAGCAGCACCTGGTATCCACGGCCAACGCCGCGGCCGCCAGTCCGATTACGGCACCCAACTGCGTGAAAAGCAGAAGGTCCGTCGTATCTATGGCGTTCTCGAGCGTCAATTCAGCGGCTACTACAAAGAAGCTGCTGGCAAGAAGGGCGCAACCGGCGAAAACCTGTTGCAACTGCTCGAATGCCGTCTGGACAACGTTGTATACCGTATGGGTTTCGGTTCTACTCGTGCCGAATCCCGTCAGCTGGTATCGCACAAGTCGATCAGCGTTAACGGTCAGACCGTAAACGTTCCGTCCTACCAGGTTCGTGCTGGTGACGTGGTTGCTGTTCGCGAGAAAGCAAAGAACCAACTTCGCATTGTCCAAGCTCTCGATCTGTGTGCCCAACGTGGCCGCGTAGAATGGGTAGAAGTAGACACTGAGAAGAAGTCGGGCGTTTTCAAGAACGTTCCTGCTCGCAGTGATCTGTCCGCCGACATCAACGAAAGCCTGATTGTCGAGCTCTACTCCAAGTAA
- the rpsK gene encoding 30S ribosomal protein S11 produces the protein MAKPAARPRKKVKKTVVDGIAHIHASFNNTIVTITDRQGNALSWATSGGSGFRGSRKSTPFAAQVAAERAGQAALEYGLKNLDVNVKGPGPGRESAVRALNGCGYKIASITDVTPIPHNGCRPPKKRRV, from the coding sequence ATGGCAAAACCTGCTGCTCGTCCTCGTAAAAAAGTTAAAAAGACAGTGGTTGATGGCATCGCCCACATCCATGCTTCTTTTAACAACACCATCGTGACCATTACCGACCGTCAAGGTAACGCTCTTTCCTGGGCAACCTCCGGTGGTTCGGGTTTCCGCGGTTCCCGCAAGTCCACCCCGTTCGCTGCTCAGGTAGCTGCTGAGCGTGCTGGTCAAGCTGCGCTGGAATACGGCCTGAAAAACCTCGACGTTAACGTCAAGGGTCCAGGTCCAGGTCGTGAATCCGCAGTCCGCGCTTTGAACGGCTGTGGCTACAAGATCGCCAGCATCACCGACGTGACGCCAATCCCGCACAACGGGTGCCGTCCGCCGAAGAAGCGCCGCGTGTAA
- the rpsM gene encoding 30S ribosomal protein S13, producing the protein MARIAGVNIPDNKHTVISLTYIYGVGRTTAQKICAVSGVNPAAKIKDLSDEQIEQLRGEVAKFTTEGDLRREINMKIKRLMDLGCYRGLRHRRGLPVRGQRTKTNARTRKGPRKPIRK; encoded by the coding sequence ATGGCCCGTATTGCAGGCGTTAACATTCCAGATAACAAGCATACTGTTATCTCGCTGACCTACATCTATGGTGTTGGTCGCACTACTGCACAGAAAATTTGTGCAGTCTCTGGGGTCAACCCAGCGGCAAAGATCAAAGATCTGAGCGACGAGCAGATTGAACAGCTGCGTGGCGAAGTGGCGAAGTTCACCACTGAAGGTGACCTGCGTCGCGAAATCAACATGAAAATCAAGCGCTTGATGGACCTCGGTTGCTATCGCGGTCTGCGTCATCGTCGTGGTCTTCCAGTACGCGGTCAGCGTACCAAGACCAACGCGCGTACCCGTAAAGGTCCGCGTAAGCCGATCCGCAAGTAA
- the rpmJ gene encoding 50S ribosomal protein L36, which translates to MKVRASVKKLCRNCKIIRREGVVRVICSAEPRHKQRQG; encoded by the coding sequence ATGAAAGTTCGTGCATCGGTGAAAAAGCTGTGCCGTAACTGCAAGATTATTCGCCGCGAAGGCGTTGTTCGGGTAATTTGCAGCGCGGAACCGCGTCACAAACAGCGCCAAGGCTGA